The proteins below come from a single Campylobacter concisus genomic window:
- a CDS encoding site-specific integrase translates to MQYLVKRNDIYYFRVAIPLYLRPYFGNKTEYITSFLTKRFDTAKNRAKIYSIIFNAIKKAWKMNLSSELIEHLVLMLLKAKEAKSIKEHDMLGRYINLDGLLSLNLFLKQSLKEDSLPSVISKEVDDICKKLSCADPQTKKFLGKRVLEATIDNINHISYKMCKNQKLLNDKQQAFVPLSKKHKSTNLDDGTKDEIAKGIKEANIDSYQDDIEALKKQNLVLPFTKKSLKHSVCELRDAINELAKQKGALTQNDILRIFGCELSPDGDNELSDDLKFGYGNLNDPTFGGQVKLYKADKYEDKGIVLSDIEAKDLAIDDTSDASGMTFNEAINFFQKLFSNRAKSLRYKLDSSTKNESKANLVTLNSAFKNYISNTSISNNWSDSTFGLVRHVGRLMSMKFGDELDIKKIKRDDLLNFRNVLLQLPTKLSQNSLYKDKSLDEIIALAKDRPKISKSTIKKYIVRVSEFFKYCYDSDYIDKNPAIDLQINLNQDDVTNKNPYEDSDVNALLDIVNKIRSSGDTKSQRISKDELFFVTHIAAYSGMRLNEIIQLNTDDIVEKYNIVCFSLNTKIDVKTGKSKTLKTRNSVRIVPIHSKLSSIGLFEFIENKKKLAKQSGKAVRLFSCDNKDFSEYFRKKINTKVIKDDDKTRTFHSFRHTFINKLIQSGQRVEHIAALVGHEQQYKITMNTYGEPITPKILKDLVEEVNFDQEGE, encoded by the coding sequence ATGCAATATCTAGTCAAACGAAATGACATATACTACTTTAGAGTAGCTATCCCACTATATCTGAGGCCTTATTTTGGTAATAAAACCGAATATATAACCTCCTTCCTCACAAAACGCTTTGATACAGCAAAAAATCGTGCTAAGATCTACTCTATAATTTTTAACGCGATCAAAAAGGCATGGAAGATGAATTTGAGCAGCGAACTTATAGAGCACTTGGTGCTTATGCTTTTAAAAGCCAAGGAGGCCAAAAGTATCAAAGAGCATGATATGCTTGGCAGATATATAAATTTAGATGGACTACTATCACTAAATTTGTTTTTAAAACAGAGTTTAAAAGAAGATAGCTTGCCCAGTGTCATATCAAAAGAGGTTGATGATATCTGCAAAAAGCTATCTTGCGCCGATCCTCAAACCAAAAAGTTTCTTGGCAAAAGAGTGCTTGAGGCAACGATAGATAACATAAATCACATATCATATAAGATGTGCAAAAACCAAAAGCTACTAAATGATAAGCAACAAGCATTTGTGCCACTTAGCAAAAAGCATAAGAGCACAAATTTAGATGATGGCACCAAAGATGAGATAGCAAAGGGCATTAAAGAGGCTAACATAGATAGCTATCAAGACGACATAGAGGCTTTAAAAAAGCAGAATTTGGTGCTACCTTTTACTAAAAAGTCTTTAAAGCACTCTGTTTGTGAGCTAAGAGATGCTATAAATGAGCTAGCCAAGCAAAAAGGCGCACTCACACAAAACGATATCCTAAGAATATTTGGTTGTGAGCTATCGCCAGATGGAGATAACGAGCTAAGCGATGATCTAAAATTTGGATATGGAAATTTAAATGATCCTACCTTTGGTGGTCAGGTAAAGCTATATAAGGCAGATAAATATGAAGATAAAGGTATAGTTTTAAGTGATATTGAGGCTAAAGATCTTGCGATAGATGACACAAGTGATGCTAGTGGCATGACTTTCAATGAAGCTATAAATTTCTTTCAAAAGCTCTTCTCAAATAGAGCTAAAAGTCTTAGATACAAACTAGACTCTTCTACTAAAAATGAGAGTAAAGCTAACTTGGTCACGCTAAATAGCGCATTTAAAAACTATATATCAAACACAAGCATTTCAAATAACTGGAGTGATAGCACATTTGGCCTTGTTAGACATGTAGGGCGGTTAATGTCTATGAAATTTGGCGACGAGCTAGACATCAAAAAGATAAAAAGAGATGACTTACTAAATTTTAGAAATGTCTTACTACAACTACCAACCAAGCTCTCTCAAAATAGTCTCTATAAAGATAAAAGCTTAGATGAGATCATAGCTTTAGCAAAAGATAGACCAAAAATTTCTAAATCAACTATCAAGAAATATATTGTTAGAGTTAGTGAGTTTTTTAAATACTGCTACGATAGCGACTATATAGATAAGAATCCAGCTATAGATCTACAAATAAATTTAAACCAAGATGACGTTACAAATAAAAATCCTTACGAAGATAGTGACGTAAACGCACTTTTGGATATTGTGAACAAGATCAGATCAAGTGGTGATACTAAAAGTCAAAGAATTAGCAAAGATGAGCTATTTTTCGTTACCCATATAGCAGCTTATTCTGGCATGAGACTAAATGAGATAATCCAGTTAAACACAGATGACATAGTTGAAAAATATAACATAGTATGCTTTAGTTTAAATACAAAAATAGATGTAAAAACAGGCAAGAGCAAGACTTTAAAGACCAGAAACTCTGTAAGGATAGTTCCTATCCACTCTAAGTTAAGTAGCATTGGGCTATTTGAATTTATAGAGAATAAAAAGAAGCTAGCTAAGCAAAGTGGCAAAGCAGTTAGGCTATTTAGCTGTGACAATAAAGACTTTTCTGAGTATTTTAGAAAGAAGATCAATACTAAAGTTATAAAAGATGATGATAAGACAAGGACATTTCACTCATTTAGACACACTTTCATAAACAAGCTCATCCAAAGCGGCCAGAGGGTTGAACATATAGCTGCCCTTGTAGGGCATGAACAACAATACAAGATCACTATGAATACTTATGGCGAACCAATAACTCCTAAAATTTTAAAGGATCTAGTTGAAGAGGTAAATTTTGATCAAGAAGGAGAATAG
- the tssJ gene encoding type VI secretion system lipoprotein TssJ — MKKIFKFLSFLVFMLFLTGCAKDLIISNMPNSNLNYHGDNVPITIIAYKLRDVAKFKEASIIDLAERNGEILGYDKIDSIKTQIQPNTNRYAFTNVYPDEVPYVGILVLYADQSKTNIKAYKATKEIKEKNIVFEITKNGVNVLDASSSKIQASK, encoded by the coding sequence ATGAAAAAAATATTTAAATTTCTATCTTTTTTAGTATTTATGCTATTTCTTACAGGATGTGCAAAAGATCTTATTATAAGCAATATGCCAAATTCAAATTTAAACTATCATGGCGATAATGTTCCTATAACTATCATAGCTTATAAATTAAGAGATGTGGCTAAATTTAAAGAAGCTAGCATTATCGATCTAGCCGAGAGAAATGGTGAAATACTAGGTTATGACAAGATTGACTCTATAAAAACACAAATTCAGCCAAATACAAATAGATATGCTTTTACAAATGTATATCCTGACGAGGTTCCGTATGTCGGTATTTTGGTACTTTATGCTGATCAGAGCAAGACAAATATCAAGGCTTACAAAGCAACAAAAGAGATAAAAGAAAAAAATATAGTTTTTGAAATAACAAAAAATGGCGTAAATGTTTTAGACGCTAGTAGCTCTAAAATACAAGCAAGCAAATAA
- a CDS encoding type VI secretion system domain-containing protein, whose product MQDNFCNKFNEDFLENELYISLTDEMSKYKTLMHDSIKWDYVFSSSLKALSEFSLDAKLLNFLAISAINLNDKEAFRTLIKAFAFFLSILKKEPNLLAKNEKQLPAKKKIIAQTIELFTQANDKALDQADAKAFNDLVPELSQELSTHFDTLHIEEKKEEILKAKEPKVITKTEPTYHQSISFSGNDISTFNDREFREYFINLSLMLLRSDIKNFNAYALIFEAMWGRIKALPSSSDQITQIRYPDENLIMLFKKSNELNLDNLEKFIRNLALNPFWIEGINIFCEFLNSAGLVKQSDLICDMVLNFIDKFPDIKKLKFQSGEAFFSEDINKFFIKSNSLEFTSSSDSKKDMSFEDLIKELDKSKHASSAQSELNFMLELSKIFTAQGMNNNAKATYAQIVNFIENTELKDYLSDVYIKAKTFV is encoded by the coding sequence GTGCAAGATAATTTTTGTAATAAATTTAATGAAGATTTTTTAGAGAATGAGCTTTATATTAGTTTAACTGATGAAATGTCAAAGTATAAAACTTTGATGCATGATAGTATAAAGTGGGATTATGTATTTAGCTCATCTTTAAAAGCCTTAAGCGAGTTTAGTCTTGATGCCAAGCTTTTAAATTTTTTAGCGATTTCTGCTATAAATTTAAACGACAAAGAGGCTTTTAGAACACTTATAAAAGCTTTTGCCTTTTTTTTATCTATTTTGAAAAAAGAGCCAAATTTACTTGCAAAAAATGAAAAACAACTACCTGCTAAAAAAAAGATAATAGCTCAAACAATAGAGCTTTTTACGCAAGCTAATGATAAAGCTTTGGATCAAGCTGACGCAAAAGCGTTTAATGATCTTGTACCTGAGCTTTCGCAAGAGCTTAGTACACATTTTGATACGCTTCATATAGAAGAAAAAAAAGAAGAAATTTTAAAAGCTAAAGAGCCAAAAGTCATTACTAAAACTGAGCCAACTTACCATCAAAGCATTTCATTTAGTGGTAATGATATTAGTACATTTAATGATAGAGAATTTAGAGAATATTTTATAAATTTATCACTAATGCTTTTAAGGAGTGATATTAAAAATTTTAACGCTTATGCTTTAATTTTTGAAGCAATGTGGGGTAGAATAAAGGCGCTTCCATCAAGTAGCGATCAAATAACTCAGATACGTTATCCTGATGAAAATCTAATTATGCTTTTTAAAAAAAGTAACGAACTAAATCTTGATAATTTAGAAAAATTTATAAGAAATTTAGCACTTAACCCATTTTGGATAGAAGGCATTAATATATTTTGCGAGTTTTTAAATAGTGCTGGGCTTGTAAAGCAAAGCGATCTTATTTGTGATATGGTTTTAAATTTTATTGATAAATTTCCAGATATAAAAAAGCTCAAATTTCAAAGCGGAGAAGCTTTTTTTAGTGAAGATATAAATAAATTTTTTATTAAAAGTAACTCTTTGGAATTTACTTCCAGCAGTGATAGTAAAAAAGATATGAGTTTTGAAGATCTAATAAAAGAACTAGACAAAAGCAAGCATGCTTCAAGCGCTCAAAGTGAGCTTAATTTTATGCTTGAATTATCAAAAATTTTTACCGCACAAGGTATGAATAATAATGCAAAAGCTACCTATGCACAAATAGTTAATTTTATAGAAAATACCGAGCTTAAAGATTATTTGTCAGACGTATATATAAAGGCAAAAACATTTGTGTGA
- the tssK gene encoding type VI secretion system baseplate subunit TssK — MSEKLKVVWYNGMNVDKVHFEQQERYFERNLNLKTISSFSNLYGVLDLEISSDLLLQGKIGLTKISCISQDGTIFNAPDQDELPEPLEISPSELNSAIIVLKLPISSGLVDISLQNNLPNLKFTAKQALISSRVHDEASNDILNELDDKDDFELSSAFTQDKENLILASQRSSLGVFGSKMPYELSIPICKIKNIDLNKQITLDEKFIPTCIDISKNTFITNFIEELSFATKQHQESYFGLLGGVDQAKNRLDFSTYLTLNMLKKWHLIFSYLLKKDKFHPEYLYEKLVDFQSDLLALSHDNSFSEFIAYDHNNLTQTFVPLINNLRLLFSHILSPKYIMAQIVKNNHGFYDCIFDNPSIIENSEIYFAIHSDTKNEYLLKNFKEQCKIHTQSNIKGIVSSQLRGINVEQISVVPSTLPKLNDYIYYKIDKKDEIFKSFANQNVISVYITANLPNADIKMWALL, encoded by the coding sequence ATGTCTGAAAAGCTAAAAGTCGTTTGGTATAATGGAATGAACGTTGATAAGGTTCATTTCGAGCAGCAAGAAAGATATTTTGAGAGAAATTTAAACCTAAAAACCATCTCTTCTTTTTCAAATTTATACGGTGTTTTAGATTTAGAAATTTCAAGCGATCTTTTGCTTCAAGGCAAAATAGGGCTAACTAAAATTTCTTGTATCTCTCAAGATGGCACGATTTTTAACGCGCCAGATCAAGATGAATTACCAGAACCGCTTGAGATAAGCCCAAGTGAACTAAACTCAGCCATTATAGTGTTAAAACTACCTATTAGCTCAGGTTTGGTCGATATTAGCTTGCAAAATAATTTACCAAATTTAAAATTTACAGCCAAGCAAGCACTTATTAGCTCAAGAGTGCATGATGAAGCTAGCAATGATATATTAAACGAGCTAGACGATAAAGATGATTTTGAACTATCTTCGGCCTTTACACAAGATAAAGAAAATCTAATCCTAGCAAGCCAAAGATCGTCTCTTGGGGTATTTGGCTCAAAGATGCCTTACGAGCTTAGCATACCAATTTGTAAAATAAAAAATATAGATCTAAATAAACAAATAACACTTGACGAAAAATTTATTCCAACTTGTATTGACATCAGTAAAAACACTTTCATAACAAATTTTATAGAGGAGCTTAGCTTTGCTACAAAGCAACATCAAGAGAGTTATTTTGGGTTGCTAGGAGGTGTTGATCAAGCTAAAAATAGACTTGATTTTTCAACATATTTAACACTAAATATGCTAAAAAAATGGCATTTAATATTCTCTTATTTACTAAAGAAAGATAAATTTCACCCAGAGTATTTGTATGAAAAATTAGTTGATTTTCAGTCTGATCTGTTGGCACTTAGTCACGATAATAGTTTTAGCGAATTTATCGCCTACGATCACAATAATCTAACTCAAACTTTTGTACCTTTGATAAATAATCTAAGACTTTTATTCTCACATATCTTATCTCCAAAATATATAATGGCGCAAATTGTTAAAAATAATCACGGCTTTTATGACTGTATTTTTGATAATCCAAGCATTATTGAAAACTCAGAAATTTATTTTGCTATTCACAGTGATACGAAAAATGAGTATCTTCTTAAAAATTTTAAAGAGCAGTGCAAGATCCATACTCAATCAAATATAAAAGGAATAGTATCTTCACAGCTAAGAGGTATAAACGTAGAGCAAATTTCTGTTGTTCCTAGTACTTTACCGAAGTTAAACGATTATATCTACTATAAGATAGACAAAAAAGATGAAATTTTTAAAAGCTTTGCAAATCAAAATGTGATTAGCGTTTATATAACGGCAAATTTACCGAATGCTGACATTAAAATGTGGGCTTTATTATAA
- the icmH gene encoding type IVB secretion system protein IcmH/DotU — translation MNENQNETSVLSQTNLLGLGTNLALDHVLPLLLLANRVSKLQNFSQSEMANLREKLINDILSTTSKISNLGIYEEDDIIRLRYCLCVFIDESLLKNEIFMNSFWANNTLTTRFFNENLGGNKFFGIMDKWFENVGKNKDFLEFIYACLVLGYKGKYETQEDCNEKISYLCENIAAAVSPLIKADENVFEKSYLKQTKKSFLEVFSLKRLKFYFILLAIAMIAAAFLYSTYSMDQNNIRNDSILNNKIENFMDNK, via the coding sequence ATGAACGAGAATCAAAATGAAACCTCAGTTTTAAGTCAAACAAATCTTTTAGGCCTTGGCACAAATCTTGCACTAGATCATGTGTTACCATTGCTTCTTTTGGCAAATAGGGTTTCAAAATTACAAAATTTTTCACAAAGTGAAATGGCAAATTTACGTGAAAAATTGATAAACGATATCTTAAGCACTACTTCAAAGATATCAAATCTAGGCATTTACGAGGAAGACGATATTATTAGACTTAGATATTGCCTTTGTGTTTTTATAGATGAGAGCTTGCTAAAAAATGAAATTTTTATGAACAGCTTTTGGGCTAATAATACCCTGACAACAAGATTTTTTAATGAAAATCTAGGTGGAAATAAATTCTTTGGCATTATGGATAAGTGGTTTGAAAATGTTGGCAAAAATAAAGATTTCTTAGAATTTATATATGCTTGTTTGGTGCTTGGTTATAAAGGAAAATATGAAACCCAAGAAGATTGCAATGAAAAAATCTCTTATCTTTGCGAAAATATAGCTGCGGCTGTTTCTCCGCTCATAAAAGCTGATGAAAATGTATTTGAAAAGAGTTACTTAAAACAGACAAAGAAAAGTTTTCTTGAGGTATTTTCGCTAAAACGTTTAAAATTTTATTTCATTTTGCTAGCTATTGCCATGATTGCAGCTGCATTTTTATATAGTACATATTCTATGGATCAAAACAATATCAGAAACGATAGCATCCTAAATAATAAGATAGAGAATTTTATGGATAATAAGTAA